The Inediibacterium massiliense genome has a segment encoding these proteins:
- the asnA gene encoding aspartate--ammonia ligase — protein sequence MKYTLMVPKEYDPKLSILQTEIAIKQVKDYFEMKLAEQLNLTRVSAPLFVLPETGMNDNLNGVERPVVFDVKGIGGKEVEVVHSLAKWKRMALYRYGFSFGEGLYTDMNAIRRDEDLDNLHSIYVDQWDWEKVIQKEDRNEENLKDIVRNLYKVFKSTERYVCTLYSEFQAFLPEEISFITTQELEDLYPNLCAKERENKIAKEKGAVFIMKIGGILKSGQKHDGRAPDYDDWELNGDIIFWNPVLEMALELSSMGIRVDKESLERQLKISGCEDRKELEYHKLLLEEKLPLTIGGGIGQSRICMFFLQKAHIGEVQAAIWPQAMVEECEKANIHIL from the coding sequence ATGAAATATACATTAATGGTTCCAAAAGAATATGATCCAAAGCTCAGTATTTTACAAACAGAAATTGCTATTAAGCAAGTAAAAGATTATTTTGAAATGAAATTGGCAGAGCAATTAAATTTAACAAGAGTATCTGCACCTTTATTTGTATTGCCTGAAACAGGAATGAATGACAATCTAAATGGTGTAGAAAGACCTGTTGTATTTGATGTAAAGGGAATAGGTGGAAAGGAAGTTGAGGTTGTACATTCTTTAGCAAAATGGAAGCGTATGGCTTTGTATAGATATGGTTTTTCCTTTGGAGAAGGATTATATACAGATATGAATGCCATAAGAAGAGATGAGGATTTAGATAATCTTCATTCTATATATGTAGATCAATGGGATTGGGAAAAAGTGATTCAAAAAGAAGATAGAAATGAAGAAAATTTAAAAGATATTGTAAGAAATCTTTATAAAGTATTTAAAAGTACAGAACGATATGTGTGTACTTTATATAGTGAATTTCAAGCTTTTTTACCAGAAGAAATTAGCTTTATTACAACACAAGAACTTGAAGATTTGTATCCAAACCTTTGTGCAAAAGAAAGAGAAAATAAAATCGCAAAAGAAAAAGGTGCAGTATTTATTATGAAAATAGGAGGCATATTAAAATCTGGCCAAAAACATGATGGACGTGCTCCAGATTATGATGATTGGGAATTAAATGGAGATATTATATTTTGGAATCCAGTTTTAGAGATGGCATTGGAGCTTTCTTCTATGGGGATTAGAGTCGACAAAGAATCTTTAGAAAGACAACTAAAAATTTCAGGTTGTGAAGATCGTAAAGAACTTGAATATCATAAGTTGCTTTTAGAAGAAAAACTTCCGCTAACTATTGGTGGTGGAATTGGTCAATCTAGAATTTGCATGTTCTTCCTTCAAAAGGCTCATATTGGGGAAGTACAAGCTGCTATTTGGCCACAAGCTATGGTTGAAGAATGTGAAAAAGCAAATATTCATATTTTATAA
- a CDS encoding amino acid ABC transporter permease, with product MSYINNVTGFILQGSLITMKLYVVTIIAAIPLGVLFALGKISKIKWLKILLQIYTWIFRGTPLLLQLFFTYYALPVLGIRLGQFEAASITFIMNYAAYFTEIFRGGIQSIDQGQYEAARALGMNYCQTMEKIILPQAIKRVLPATSNEAITLIKDTALVAAIGMGDILRAAKEVLTRDFKITSFVIAGIIYLLLTSIIVMMFRKLERKYSIYE from the coding sequence GTGTCTTATATTAACAATGTAACAGGGTTTATACTACAAGGAAGTTTGATTACTATGAAATTATATGTAGTAACGATTATAGCGGCTATTCCTTTAGGTGTATTATTTGCCCTGGGAAAAATTTCTAAAATAAAATGGTTAAAGATACTCCTTCAAATATATACTTGGATATTTAGAGGAACTCCTTTGCTTCTTCAATTGTTTTTTACTTATTATGCTCTTCCAGTATTAGGAATAAGATTAGGACAATTCGAGGCAGCATCTATAACTTTTATTATGAATTATGCAGCTTATTTTACAGAAATATTTAGAGGAGGAATTCAATCTATTGATCAGGGACAATATGAAGCAGCCAGGGCTTTAGGTATGAATTATTGCCAAACTATGGAAAAAATTATATTACCACAAGCCATTAAGAGGGTATTGCCAGCTACTAGTAATGAAGCTATTACATTGATTAAAGACACAGCTTTAGTAGCAGCTATTGGAATGGGGGACATTTTAAGAGCTGCAAAGGAAGTATTAACAAGAGACTTTAAGATTACTTCCTTTGTGATTGCAGGAATTATATATCTTTTATTAACATCTATTATTGTAATGATGTTTAGAAAATTAGAAAGAAAATATTCTATATATGAGTAG
- a CDS encoding tRNA threonylcarbamoyladenosine dehydratase, producing the protein MELHAFSRTEMIIGTENLNKLKESKVAVFGIGGVGTFVVEGLARSGVGHLVLVDHDDICITNVNRQIHALRDTIGQSKVEIMKKRILQINPNAKVQTYKMLYTEKTASELLKDDYDYVVDAIDMVSAKLDLIERCYKRGIKMISSMGTGNKLDPTQFEVTDIYKTSICPLAKVIRKELRKREVKSLKVVYSKEEPIKPNTFSTERKQVPGSMSFVPSVAGMIIASVVVKDLIKERP; encoded by the coding sequence ATGGAATTACATGCATTTTCTCGTACAGAGATGATTATAGGCACTGAAAATTTGAACAAATTAAAAGAAAGTAAAGTAGCAGTATTTGGTATAGGGGGAGTAGGAACTTTTGTTGTAGAAGGGCTAGCAAGATCAGGAGTAGGTCATTTGGTATTAGTGGATCATGATGATATATGTATTACAAATGTAAATAGACAGATTCATGCTTTAAGAGATACTATAGGACAATCAAAGGTAGAAATTATGAAAAAAAGAATATTACAAATTAATCCAAATGCGAAGGTTCAGACTTATAAAATGCTCTATACAGAAAAAACAGCATCAGAGCTTCTAAAAGATGATTATGATTATGTAGTAGATGCTATTGATATGGTTTCTGCAAAATTAGATTTAATAGAAAGATGCTATAAAAGAGGAATAAAAATGATTAGTAGTATGGGCACTGGAAATAAGTTAGATCCTACTCAATTCGAGGTGACTGATATATATAAGACTTCTATTTGTCCATTAGCCAAGGTCATTAGAAAAGAATTGAGAAAAAGAGAAGTGAAGTCGTTAAAGGTAGTATATTCAAAAGAAGAACCTATAAAACCAAATACATTTTCTACAGAAAGAAAACAAGTTCCAGGGAGTATGTCTTTCGTTCCTTCTGTTGCAGGAATGATTATTGCATCTGTAGTAGTAAAAGATTTAATAAAGGAAAGACCTTAA
- a CDS encoding peptidoglycan-binding domain-containing protein: MKKFLKGLVLTTCIISTTTIAMADGYYFSNSIYKKNMQHKDVQVIQQALKKDGDFNYPQITTYFGSITQNAVKKFQKKYGLKPDGIVGKNTINKMISLGLIEGTTSSNNVVSRGGVGLKTNRAEDLDWWTQVSNKIIHRGDILTIKDYQAGASFKVKVTAGTNHADVEPLTIEDTNIMKRIWGGFSWTRRPVLVYVNSRVIAASMTNMPHAGVDSKPFGQTVSGRSGGYGTGYNFDFIKGNGIDGHVDLHFKNSTRHKDNKPDPQHQNAIKMIVGK, encoded by the coding sequence ATGAAAAAATTTTTAAAAGGTTTAGTTTTGACTACATGCATTATTAGTACTACTACGATTGCTATGGCAGATGGATATTATTTTTCAAATAGTATATATAAAAAAAATATGCAACATAAAGATGTGCAAGTAATTCAACAGGCTTTAAAAAAAGATGGTGACTTTAATTATCCTCAAATAACTACATATTTTGGATCTATTACACAAAATGCAGTAAAGAAATTTCAAAAAAAATATGGACTAAAACCAGATGGTATTGTAGGAAAAAATACAATCAATAAAATGATAAGTTTAGGATTAATTGAAGGTACAACTTCTTCTAATAATGTAGTTAGTAGAGGGGGAGTTGGATTAAAAACAAATAGAGCTGAAGATTTAGATTGGTGGACACAAGTTTCAAATAAAATCATTCATCGAGGAGATATACTGACTATTAAAGATTATCAGGCAGGAGCAAGCTTTAAAGTAAAAGTAACAGCAGGGACAAATCATGCAGATGTAGAGCCATTAACGATAGAAGATACAAATATTATGAAGAGAATATGGGGAGGATTTAGCTGGACTAGAAGACCTGTTTTAGTATATGTGAATAGTAGAGTTATTGCAGCTTCTATGACAAATATGCCTCATGCAGGAGTAGATTCTAAACCTTTTGGACAGACTGTATCGGGTAGAAGTGGAGGATATGGAACAGGTTATAATTTCGATTTTATAAAAGGAAATGGGATAGATGGTCATGTGGATCTTCATTTTAAAAATAGTACAAGACATAAAGATAATAAACCAGATCCTCAACACCAAAATGCTATAAAGATGATAGTAGGAAAATAA
- a CDS encoding cation diffusion facilitator family transporter, giving the protein MDRLKDQERLRIGNKIIKITILLNILLTLVKVGAGILGNSKAMIADGLHSGSDIITSIGVIAGMFFASKPRDEKHQYGHEKAESLTAFLLAIILTLVGVRIGYESIKMILMHTYENPQGYTAVIAVVSIFIKEYQFRITRDAAMKLNSNALMSDAWHHRSDSLSSIAVLAGIIGAKLGYTFLDPLAGIGVSLIVIKIGVQILTASIDELMDASIEQEKIEGFIEKIEKIEDVMKVTDLRVRKHGSKACVDIKICVNPLLSVVEGHTIGERAEDLILKEDSMIKEVIVHIDPCEEKKKNCTDSCPKTKN; this is encoded by the coding sequence ATGGATAGGCTCAAAGATCAAGAAAGATTAAGAATAGGTAATAAAATTATAAAAATAACCATTCTATTAAATATTTTATTGACTCTAGTTAAAGTAGGTGCAGGAATATTAGGAAATAGTAAGGCCATGATTGCAGATGGACTTCATTCTGGATCAGATATTATTACTTCTATTGGGGTAATTGCAGGGATGTTTTTTGCTTCTAAACCAAGAGATGAAAAACATCAATATGGTCATGAAAAAGCAGAATCCTTAACAGCTTTTTTATTAGCTATTATTTTGACATTAGTAGGAGTTCGAATAGGATATGAGTCCATCAAGATGATTCTTATGCATACTTATGAAAATCCTCAAGGATATACAGCAGTTATAGCAGTGGTATCCATTTTTATAAAAGAATATCAGTTTCGTATCACAAGAGATGCTGCAATGAAGTTAAATAGTAATGCTTTAATGAGTGATGCATGGCATCATAGATCAGATTCTTTATCGTCTATAGCAGTTTTAGCAGGAATTATAGGAGCAAAGCTAGGGTATACTTTCTTAGATCCATTAGCAGGAATTGGAGTATCTTTGATTGTTATAAAAATTGGAGTACAGATTTTAACAGCTTCTATAGATGAGTTGATGGATGCTTCTATAGAACAAGAGAAAATAGAAGGTTTTATAGAAAAAATAGAAAAAATAGAAGATGTTATGAAGGTTACAGATCTTAGAGTAAGAAAACATGGTTCAAAGGCATGTGTAGATATAAAAATATGTGTAAATCCTTTATTATCTGTTGTAGAGGGTCATACGATTGGTGAAAGAGCAGAAGATTTAATTTTAAAGGAAGATAGTATGATTAAAGAAGTGATTGTTCATATCGATCCATGTGAAGAAAAAAAGAAAAATTGCACAGATAGTTGTCCAAAAACAAAAAACTAA
- a CDS encoding dicarboxylate/amino acid:cation symporter — protein sequence MKKLGLLPKLIIAILLGILFGNFAPKWFVEIFATFNNIFGNFLGFSIPLIIIGFVAPGIGELGGGAGKLLAITTGIAYVSTLIAGTFAYFVSSIVLPNFLTVGQLSVNATNPEEALLPPFFKVDMPPIMGVMTALLIAFTLGLGIAAIKGDTVKRFMEEFQQIIEKLISNIIIPLLPFHILGIFANMTYAGQVATIMSVFAKVFAMIIILHLTIILVQYFIAGSFAGANPFRLIKNMIPAYFTAIGTQSSAATIPVTLRQTKINGVDDGVAEFVIPLCATIHLSGSTITLTSCAMAVMMLNGMGTNFSIMFPFIAMLGITMVAAPGVPGGAVMAALGLLESMLGFTPTLTSLMIALYLAQDSFGTAVNVTGDGAIAILVNKISGNKLTS from the coding sequence ATGAAGAAATTAGGATTATTACCTAAACTTATCATTGCCATTTTATTGGGTATTTTATTTGGTAATTTTGCCCCTAAATGGTTTGTAGAAATATTTGCTACTTTTAACAACATCTTTGGAAACTTCTTAGGATTCTCTATTCCTTTAATCATTATAGGCTTTGTAGCACCTGGAATAGGTGAACTAGGAGGAGGTGCTGGAAAACTTTTAGCTATTACTACTGGAATTGCATATGTTTCCACTTTGATTGCCGGTACCTTTGCTTATTTTGTAAGTTCTATTGTTCTACCAAATTTTTTAACTGTAGGACAACTTAGCGTAAATGCTACCAACCCAGAAGAAGCTTTGCTTCCTCCTTTTTTCAAAGTAGATATGCCTCCTATTATGGGTGTTATGACAGCACTACTTATTGCATTTACCCTAGGACTTGGTATTGCTGCTATTAAAGGAGATACCGTAAAAAGATTTATGGAAGAATTTCAACAGATTATTGAAAAACTCATTTCTAATATTATTATTCCTCTTCTTCCTTTTCATATTTTAGGTATATTTGCCAATATGACCTATGCAGGACAAGTAGCCACAATTATGTCTGTATTTGCAAAAGTCTTTGCTATGATTATCATTCTACACCTTACAATTATTCTTGTTCAATACTTTATTGCTGGATCTTTTGCAGGAGCTAATCCTTTTCGATTAATTAAAAACATGATCCCTGCATATTTTACAGCTATTGGTACACAATCTTCTGCAGCTACCATACCTGTTACATTAAGACAAACTAAAATAAATGGTGTAGATGATGGTGTTGCAGAGTTTGTCATTCCTCTTTGTGCAACGATTCACTTATCTGGAAGCACTATTACACTTACTAGTTGTGCTATGGCTGTAATGATGTTAAATGGAATGGGCACAAATTTTTCTATTATGTTTCCTTTTATTGCTATGCTAGGTATTACTATGGTTGCAGCCCCTGGAGTACCTGGAGGTGCTGTTATGGCTGCCTTAGGTCTTTTGGAATCTATGTTAGGATTTACTCCCACTCTTACCTCCTTAATGATTGCACTATATCTTGCACAAGATAGCTTTGGTACCGCTGTAAATGTAACAGGAGATGGTGCAATTGCTATTTTAGTAAATAAAATATCTGGAAATAAACTTACTTCTTAA
- a CDS encoding transporter substrate-binding domain-containing protein has protein sequence MFKGKMIAIFMMICMIVVSAGCSQNISSADKSKLGEIKNKGKIVLGTSAGYPPYEFHKEINGEDVIVGFDIEIAKVIAEELGVELEIKDMKFDGLLAALVADKIDFIIAGMAPTEERAKSVDFTKTYYNAQQRILIRVEDQDKIKSIDDLKGLKIGVQKSTVQEEIAKGIEGIQVKSLSKVTDLVLELSNNKIDGIILAKPVATAYQKKNSKFIVPDISLGKDESAAIAINKGNEDLVKEINKILDQLIAEGKIDEFITEATKISEE, from the coding sequence ATGTTCAAAGGAAAAATGATAGCTATTTTTATGATGATTTGTATGATTGTTGTATCTGCAGGGTGTAGCCAAAACATAAGTAGTGCAGATAAAAGTAAATTAGGTGAAATTAAAAACAAAGGAAAAATTGTATTAGGTACATCTGCAGGGTATCCACCTTATGAATTTCATAAAGAAATCAATGGAGAAGATGTAATTGTAGGGTTTGATATTGAAATTGCAAAAGTTATTGCAGAAGAATTAGGAGTGGAGCTTGAAATTAAGGATATGAAATTTGATGGATTACTAGCAGCTTTAGTAGCAGATAAAATAGATTTTATTATAGCTGGAATGGCACCTACAGAAGAAAGAGCAAAAAGTGTGGATTTTACAAAAACATATTATAATGCACAACAAAGAATTTTAATTAGAGTAGAGGATCAAGATAAGATTAAAAGCATAGACGATTTAAAAGGGCTTAAAATAGGAGTACAAAAGTCAACGGTACAGGAGGAGATTGCAAAAGGGATAGAAGGAATACAAGTAAAATCTTTAAGTAAAGTCACTGATTTAGTCCTTGAACTTTCTAATAACAAAATAGATGGAATTATATTAGCAAAACCTGTAGCAACTGCGTATCAAAAGAAAAATTCTAAATTTATTGTACCAGATATTTCTTTAGGAAAAGATGAAAGTGCTGCTATTGCTATCAATAAAGGTAATGAAGATTTGGTAAAAGAGATCAATAAAATATTGGATCAATTGATAGCAGAAGGAAAAATAGATGAGTTTATTACAGAGGCCACAAAAATTTCTGAAGAGTAA
- the ltaE gene encoding low-specificity L-threonine aldolase — protein MKKIDLRSDTVTQPTQKMREAMFHAVVGDDVYEDDPTIKELEEYAAKVVGKEAALFVPSGTFGNQLALFTHCKRGDEVILGDDCHIVMHEVGAASVIAGVQLRTLISNKGELNPNEVAEKIREEDIHFPSTGLICLENAHSNGRVISIENMKSIYEIAKSRQIPVHVDGARLFNAASYLNVDVVEITKYCDSVMFCLSKGLCAPIGSMLAGSKMFIDCARKKRKLMGGGLRQVGFLGAAGLIALKEMRERLKEDHENALRLGKELSQIQGIEVLSDDIHINMVYFSMDQTGYDPDQLVEEMNKRGILINPIEDGLMRFVTNYWINEEDVDYIVKSMKEIFS, from the coding sequence ATGAAAAAAATTGATTTAAGAAGTGATACAGTAACACAGCCTACACAAAAAATGAGAGAGGCTATGTTTCATGCTGTAGTAGGAGATGATGTATATGAAGATGATCCAACCATTAAAGAACTTGAAGAGTATGCAGCAAAAGTAGTAGGAAAAGAAGCTGCATTATTTGTTCCAAGTGGTACTTTTGGAAATCAATTAGCTTTATTTACACACTGCAAAAGAGGAGATGAAGTAATCCTTGGAGATGACTGTCATATTGTCATGCATGAAGTAGGAGCAGCTTCTGTAATTGCAGGAGTACAATTAAGAACCCTGATTAGTAATAAGGGAGAGTTAAATCCTAATGAGGTAGCAGAGAAAATAAGAGAAGAGGATATTCATTTTCCTTCTACTGGATTGATTTGTCTTGAAAATGCTCATTCTAATGGAAGAGTAATTTCCATTGAAAATATGAAAAGTATTTACGAGATTGCTAAGAGTAGACAAATTCCTGTTCATGTAGATGGTGCGAGGTTATTTAATGCAGCTTCTTACTTAAATGTGGATGTAGTAGAAATTACAAAATATTGTGATTCTGTTATGTTTTGTCTTTCTAAAGGTTTGTGTGCACCTATAGGCTCCATGTTAGCAGGAAGTAAAATGTTTATAGATTGTGCAAGAAAGAAAAGAAAATTAATGGGTGGAGGATTGAGACAAGTAGGATTTTTAGGAGCAGCTGGATTGATAGCTTTAAAAGAGATGAGAGAAAGATTGAAAGAAGATCATGAAAATGCTTTAAGATTAGGAAAAGAGCTTTCTCAAATCCAAGGGATAGAAGTTTTATCAGATGATATACATATTAATATGGTATATTTTTCTATGGATCAGACAGGATATGATCCCGATCAATTGGTAGAAGAGATGAACAAAAGGGGAATACTTATCAATCCTATAGAAGATGGATTGATGAGATTTGTAACAAACTATTGGATCAATGAAGAGGATGTTGATTATATCGTAAAATCTATGAAAGAAATATTTTCATAG
- a CDS encoding ABC transporter ATP-binding protein gives MKKFLKYYKPHIPLFVLDFSCAFFMAGIDLIFPIVTRKMIDDILPKKDFSMILWIGIGLLLLYGIRYLLDYIVNYWGHVLGVRMEYDMRKDLFDHIQKLSFTYFDNTKTGHIMSRLVNDLNEISELAHHGPEDLFIAAITLLGSFVIMLTIQWKLAIIIFSLIPIMLLFSIWKNKRMQNAFKDMRLKVADINAQIEDSISGIRVVKSFTNEWYEQEKFEVGNSNFRKSRENSFKIMAEFFAGINFFSNFINLAVLIFGGIFIYTGELTRGELVGFLLYVSMFLQPIRRITTLVENYQKGMAGFNRFIETLQMQPDIIDSQDAIDVKRLKGDIQFEKVTFSYDDGESVLKNIDLSIMNGETVALVGPSGGGKTTLCSLIPRFYEVDQGRIIIDKIDIKNMTQRSLRENIGIVQQDVFLFSGTIKENITYGKLDATDEEVIYAAKLANAHEFIMKMENGYNTYIGERGIKLSGGQKQRISIARIFLKNPPILILDEATSALDNETEKIIQKSLYQLSKNRTTLVIAHRLATIQNADRILVLTDEGIVEEGDHQSLLQQDGIYAKLYKAQFEHIDSHIL, from the coding sequence ATGAAAAAATTTTTAAAATATTATAAACCACATATACCTTTATTTGTACTAGATTTTTCTTGTGCTTTTTTTATGGCAGGTATAGATTTGATTTTTCCTATTGTTACAAGAAAAATGATAGATGATATTCTGCCTAAAAAAGATTTTTCTATGATTTTGTGGATTGGTATAGGACTATTGCTTCTTTATGGAATAAGATATTTGCTAGATTATATTGTAAATTATTGGGGACATGTACTGGGGGTGAGAATGGAATATGATATGAGAAAAGATTTGTTTGATCATATTCAAAAACTTTCTTTTACTTATTTTGACAATACCAAAACAGGACATATTATGTCTAGATTGGTCAATGATTTAAATGAAATATCTGAACTTGCCCATCATGGTCCAGAAGATTTATTTATAGCGGCCATTACTTTACTAGGATCCTTTGTAATTATGTTGACGATCCAGTGGAAATTAGCAATTATTATTTTTTCTCTTATTCCAATCATGCTTTTATTTTCTATATGGAAAAACAAAAGGATGCAAAATGCATTTAAAGATATGAGACTGAAAGTAGCAGATATTAATGCACAAATAGAAGACAGCATATCAGGAATTAGAGTTGTAAAATCCTTTACAAATGAATGGTATGAGCAAGAAAAATTTGAGGTGGGAAATAGTAATTTTAGAAAATCAAGAGAAAATTCATTTAAGATCATGGCAGAATTTTTTGCAGGGATTAATTTTTTCTCTAACTTTATTAATCTAGCTGTACTCATTTTTGGAGGTATATTTATTTATACTGGAGAATTGACTAGGGGAGAATTAGTAGGTTTTTTACTTTATGTATCTATGTTTTTACAACCTATAAGAAGAATTACAACACTAGTAGAAAATTATCAAAAAGGTATGGCAGGATTTAATCGTTTTATAGAGACACTACAGATGCAACCAGATATTATAGATAGTCAAGATGCTATAGATGTGAAAAGATTAAAGGGAGATATTCAATTTGAAAAAGTAACATTTTCTTATGATGATGGAGAAAGTGTATTAAAAAATATTGATTTATCTATTATGAATGGTGAAACAGTTGCACTAGTAGGTCCTTCAGGAGGAGGAAAAACTACTCTTTGTAGTTTAATTCCTAGATTTTATGAAGTGGATCAAGGAAGAATTATCATAGATAAAATAGATATTAAAAATATGACCCAAAGGTCATTGAGAGAAAATATAGGAATTGTACAACAAGATGTATTTTTATTTTCAGGAACTATTAAAGAAAATATTACATATGGGAAATTAGATGCAACAGATGAAGAAGTTATATATGCTGCCAAGCTTGCAAATGCCCATGAATTTATTATGAAAATGGAAAATGGTTATAATACTTATATTGGAGAGAGAGGAATTAAACTGTCTGGAGGACAAAAACAAAGAATTTCTATTGCAAGAATATTTTTAAAAAATCCTCCTATTTTGATTTTAGATGAAGCTACTTCTGCACTAGACAATGAAACAGAAAAAATCATTCAAAAATCTTTATATCAATTGTCAAAAAACCGAACTACACTAGTGATTGCACATAGACTAGCTACTATTCAAAATGCAGATCGTATTTTAGTTTTAACAGATGAAGGAATTGTAGAGGAAGGAGATCATCAAAGTCTTCTTCAACAAGATGGAATATATGCAAAATTATATAAAGCTCAATTTGAGCATATTGATTCTCATATTTTATAA
- a CDS encoding amino acid ABC transporter substrate-binding protein codes for MKKQYLFLLMGIMLVTFVFAGCSQQASTQQDQSLQGIKDNGKFVLGLDDSFPPMGFRDEKGEIVGFDIDLAKEVAKRMGVELEVKPIDWDGKVLSLNNQDIDVIWNGLTVTPERKEQILFSKDYLKNRQIVIVNKDSNIENKKDLTNKVVAVQLGSSGEDALNADEKTSKAIKEIRKFSNYTEALLDLKAGRVDAVVIDEVVGRYYMGKREGEYKIAKEDFGEEGYAIGFRKNDISFQQEVDKILDEMKKDGTTGEISKKWFGKDIVSK; via the coding sequence ATGAAAAAACAATACTTATTTTTATTAATGGGGATTATGCTGGTGACATTTGTTTTTGCAGGATGTAGTCAGCAAGCAAGTACACAACAGGATCAATCTTTACAGGGCATAAAAGACAATGGAAAGTTTGTACTGGGTCTTGATGATAGCTTTCCACCTATGGGCTTTAGAGATGAAAAAGGAGAAATTGTTGGATTTGATATAGATCTTGCAAAGGAAGTTGCAAAGAGAATGGGTGTAGAATTAGAAGTAAAGCCTATTGATTGGGATGGAAAAGTTTTAAGTTTAAATAATCAGGATATTGATGTAATTTGGAACGGACTTACTGTTACACCAGAAAGAAAAGAACAAATACTATTCTCAAAAGACTATTTGAAAAATAGACAAATTGTTATTGTGAATAAAGATTCGAATATTGAAAATAAAAAGGATCTTACTAATAAGGTGGTAGCTGTACAATTAGGAAGCAGTGGAGAAGATGCATTAAATGCAGATGAAAAAACTAGCAAAGCTATAAAAGAGATAAGAAAATTTTCTAATTATACAGAAGCATTATTAGATTTAAAAGCAGGTCGTGTAGATGCAGTAGTCATAGATGAAGTTGTGGGAAGATATTATATGGGAAAAAGAGAAGGAGAATATAAAATAGCAAAAGAGGATTTTGGTGAAGAAGGATATGCAATAGGATTTAGAAAGAATGACATTTCTTTTCAACAAGAGGTAGATAAAATATTAGATGAAATGAAAAAAGATGGAACAACAGGAGAAATATCTAAGAAGTGGTTTGGGAAAGATATTGTATCCAAATAG
- a CDS encoding amino acid ABC transporter ATP-binding protein, with protein sequence MIRVDEVSKSFGNVEVLKNISLEVQKGEVISIIGPSGSGKSTLLRCLNHLEKIDEGCIYIQEKPIAVYERGKKVYISDKEIRNRCKKIGMVFQSFNLFPHKTVLENIIEAPIIVDKIEKKQAVQKGEILLKKVGLLEKKDNYPSQLSGGQKQRVAIARALAMEPSIMLFDEPTSALDPELVGEVLKVMKDLAKDHMTMIVVTHEMSFAKEVSDRVIFMDNGKILEQGSSQQIFYNPKHPRINTFLEKII encoded by the coding sequence ATGATTAGAGTAGATGAAGTAAGTAAAAGTTTTGGAAATGTAGAAGTATTAAAAAATATATCTTTAGAAGTACAAAAAGGAGAAGTCATTTCGATTATAGGTCCTTCAGGATCAGGGAAAAGTACATTGTTAAGATGCTTAAATCATTTAGAAAAAATAGATGAAGGGTGTATCTATATTCAAGAAAAGCCTATTGCAGTTTATGAAAGAGGCAAAAAAGTATATATTTCAGATAAAGAGATTCGAAATAGATGTAAAAAAATAGGAATGGTTTTTCAAAGTTTTAATTTATTTCCACATAAAACAGTTCTTGAAAATATCATAGAAGCGCCTATTATAGTAGATAAAATAGAAAAAAAACAAGCAGTACAAAAAGGTGAGATTCTTTTAAAAAAAGTAGGACTTTTAGAAAAAAAAGATAATTATCCTAGTCAGCTTTCTGGAGGCCAAAAACAAAGAGTAGCTATTGCTAGAGCATTAGCTATGGAACCTTCTATTATGCTCTTTGATGAACCTACCTCAGCATTAGATCCAGAACTTGTAGGAGAAGTATTAAAAGTTATGAAGGATCTTGCAAAAGATCATATGACTATGATTGTAGTTACCCATGAGATGAGCTTTGCTAAGGAAGTATCAGATAGAGTAATTTTTATGGATAATGGAAAAATTTTAGAGCAAGGAAGTTCTCAACAAATATTTTATAATCCTAAGCATCCACGAATCAATACATTTTTAGAGAAGATTATTTAA